A stretch of Vannielia litorea DNA encodes these proteins:
- a CDS encoding pyridoxamine 5'-phosphate oxidase family protein, with protein MTQRYHDLMFTPAVLTRQEQNGSRAAYARDAPAPGPDRLTGAEIRFIMARDSFYMATNGADGWPHLQHRGGPKGFVRVIDESTLAFADFRGNRQFITLGNLDTDDRASLFFVDYPARARLKLLCHVRAVSLEGEPELAEALALPGYRAHPERAFLMRVEAFDWNCSQHITPRFTEDEIIHLGA; from the coding sequence ATGACCCAGCGTTATCACGATCTCATGTTCACCCCTGCCGTGCTCACCCGGCAGGAGCAGAACGGCAGCCGCGCCGCCTATGCCCGCGATGCACCCGCTCCGGGGCCAGACAGGCTGACCGGCGCCGAGATCCGCTTCATCATGGCGCGCGACAGCTTCTACATGGCCACCAACGGGGCCGACGGGTGGCCCCATCTCCAGCATCGCGGCGGGCCCAAGGGCTTTGTCCGCGTGATCGACGAGAGCACGCTGGCCTTCGCCGACTTCCGCGGCAATCGGCAGTTCATCACCCTGGGCAATCTCGATACCGACGACCGCGCCAGCCTGTTCTTCGTCGACTATCCCGCGCGCGCCCGGCTCAAGCTGCTCTGCCACGTCCGCGCCGTCTCGCTCGAGGGCGAGCCAGAATTGGCCGAGGCGCTGGCCCTGCCGGGCTACCGCGCCCACCCCGAGCGGGCCTTCCTGATGCGGGTCGAGGCCTTCGACTGGAACTGCTCCCAGCACATCACGCCCCGGTTCACCGAGGATGAAATCATTCACCTCGGGGCGTGA
- the infB gene encoding translation initiation factor IF-2 produces the protein MSDSDGKKTLGLRSGPRSGQVKQSFSHGRTKNVVVETKRKRVVVPKPGAPTAGANAGAAAAAASDPSKRPAGISDAEMERRLKALAAAKATEAEEAKRREEEEKEREADRQRRREEAEQKEREERERQEALKAKEEEDARRAREAEEAKAREKAERNAPPAAAAPAAADAGPAPAEDGARGGGRAAPRRDERDDRDNNRDNRGKGARNDDGGRRAGKLTLNQALSGGEGGRQRSLAAMKRKQERARQKALGGGDNREKVVRDVQLPETIVVSELANRMAERVALVVKSLMNNGMMVTQNQVIDADTAELIVEEFGHRVVRVSDSDVEQVIATAEDKEEDLKPRAPVITIMGHVDHGKTSLLDAIRDAKVVAGEAGGITQHIGAYQVTTESGATLSFLDTPGHAAFTSMRARGAQVTDIVVLVVAADDAVMPQTIEAINHAKAAGVPMIVAINKVDLPAANPQKVRTDLLQHEVVVEKMSGDVQDVEVSAHTGQGLEELLEAIALQAEVLELKANPDRAAQGAVIEAQLDVGRGPVATVLVQNGTLKQGDIFVVGEQWGKVRALVNDKGERVAEAGPSVPVEVLGLNGTPEAGDVLNVVSSEAQAREIAEYRENAAKEKRAAAGAATTLEQLMQKAKDDKDVSELPIVVKADVQGSAEAIVQAMEKIGNDEVRVRVLHYGVGAITESDIGLAEASGAPVIGFNVRANAPARQAANQKGVEIRYYSVIYDLVDDVKAAASGLLSAEIQEDFIGYAQIREVFKVTGVGKVAGCLVTEGVARRSAGVRLLRDDVVIHEGTLKTLKRFKDEVAEVISGQECGMAFENYDDIREGDVIEIFTRKEVERTLD, from the coding sequence ATGAGCGATAGCGACGGCAAAAAGACCCTGGGCCTCCGCAGCGGCCCGCGTTCCGGACAGGTGAAGCAAAGCTTCTCTCACGGGCGCACCAAGAACGTTGTGGTGGAGACCAAGCGCAAGCGTGTCGTGGTGCCCAAGCCCGGCGCGCCGACGGCTGGTGCCAATGCCGGTGCCGCAGCGGCTGCCGCCTCCGATCCGTCCAAACGTCCCGCCGGGATCTCCGACGCAGAGATGGAGCGCCGCCTGAAGGCCCTCGCCGCCGCCAAGGCGACCGAGGCCGAAGAGGCCAAGCGCCGCGAGGAAGAAGAGAAGGAGCGCGAGGCCGACCGCCAGCGCCGCCGCGAAGAGGCGGAGCAGAAGGAGCGCGAGGAACGCGAGCGCCAGGAGGCCCTCAAGGCCAAGGAAGAGGAAGACGCCCGCCGCGCCCGCGAGGCCGAAGAGGCCAAGGCCCGCGAGAAGGCCGAGCGCAACGCGCCGCCCGCCGCCGCCGCTCCGGCCGCTGCCGATGCCGGCCCCGCGCCCGCCGAGGATGGTGCCCGTGGCGGTGGCCGCGCCGCGCCCCGCCGCGACGAGCGTGACGACCGCGACAACAACCGCGACAACCGCGGCAAGGGCGCCCGCAACGACGATGGCGGCCGCCGTGCCGGCAAGCTGACCCTGAACCAGGCGCTCTCGGGCGGCGAGGGCGGGCGTCAGCGTTCGCTCGCCGCGATGAAGCGCAAGCAGGAGCGTGCCCGGCAGAAGGCGCTGGGCGGCGGTGACAACCGCGAAAAGGTCGTGCGCGACGTGCAGCTGCCCGAAACGATCGTGGTCTCCGAGCTGGCCAACCGTATGGCCGAGCGCGTGGCTCTCGTCGTCAAGTCGCTGATGAACAACGGCATGATGGTCACCCAGAACCAGGTGATCGACGCCGACACCGCCGAGCTGATCGTCGAGGAATTCGGCCATCGCGTCGTGCGCGTGTCCGACTCCGACGTCGAGCAGGTCATCGCAACCGCCGAGGACAAGGAAGAAGATCTCAAGCCGCGCGCCCCCGTGATCACCATCATGGGCCACGTCGACCACGGCAAGACCTCGCTCCTCGATGCCATCCGCGATGCAAAGGTCGTCGCCGGCGAGGCCGGTGGCATCACCCAGCACATCGGCGCCTACCAGGTGACCACCGAGAGCGGCGCGACCCTGTCGTTCCTCGATACGCCCGGCCACGCCGCCTTTACCTCCATGCGGGCCCGTGGGGCGCAGGTGACCGATATCGTGGTGCTCGTCGTGGCCGCCGATGACGCGGTGATGCCGCAGACCATCGAGGCCATCAACCACGCCAAGGCTGCCGGCGTGCCGATGATCGTGGCGATCAACAAGGTCGACCTGCCTGCCGCCAACCCGCAGAAGGTTCGCACCGACCTGCTTCAGCACGAAGTCGTCGTCGAGAAGATGTCGGGCGACGTACAGGACGTCGAGGTTTCGGCCCACACCGGGCAGGGGCTCGAAGAGCTGCTGGAGGCCATCGCGCTTCAGGCCGAGGTGCTCGAGCTCAAGGCCAACCCCGATCGCGCCGCCCAGGGTGCCGTGATCGAGGCCCAGCTCGACGTGGGCCGCGGCCCCGTCGCCACCGTTCTGGTCCAGAACGGCACGCTCAAGCAGGGCGATATCTTCGTCGTCGGCGAGCAGTGGGGCAAGGTCCGCGCGCTGGTCAACGACAAGGGCGAGCGCGTGGCAGAGGCCGGGCCGTCCGTGCCCGTCGAGGTGCTCGGCCTGAACGGCACGCCCGAAGCCGGCGACGTGCTCAACGTGGTCTCCTCCGAGGCCCAGGCCCGCGAGATCGCCGAATACCGCGAGAACGCCGCCAAGGAGAAGCGCGCCGCCGCCGGTGCCGCGACGACTCTCGAGCAGCTGATGCAGAAGGCCAAGGACGACAAGGACGTTTCGGAGCTTCCGATCGTGGTCAAGGCCGACGTGCAGGGCTCCGCCGAGGCCATCGTTCAGGCGATGGAGAAAATCGGCAACGACGAGGTCCGCGTGCGCGTGCTGCACTACGGCGTGGGCGCCATCACCGAGAGCGACATCGGCCTGGCCGAGGCCTCCGGCGCCCCCGTGATCGGCTTCAACGTCCGGGCCAACGCGCCTGCGCGCCAGGCTGCAAACCAGAAGGGCGTCGAGATCCGCTACTACTCGGTGATCTACGACCTCGTGGACGACGTGAAAGCCGCGGCCTCCGGCCTGCTCTCCGCCGAGATCCAGGAGGATTTCATCGGCTACGCGCAGATCCGCGAAGTCTTCAAGGTCACCGGCGTCGGCAAGGTTGCCGGCTGTCTCGTGACCGAGGGCGTGGCCCGCCGCTCTGCCGGCGTCCGCCTGCTGCGCGACGACGTGGTGATCCACGAAGGCACGCTGAAGACCCTGAAGCGCTTCAAGGACGAGGTGGCCGAGGTCATCTCCGGCCAGGAGTGCGGCATGGCCTTCGAAAACTACGACGACATCCGCGAAGGCGATGTCATCGAGATCTTCACCCGCAAGGAGGTCGAGCGCACGCTCGACTGA
- a CDS encoding RNA-binding protein: MSRGGRDTTKGEMPERKCIATGEVRPISHLVRFVVGPSGEIVPDISGKLPGRGIWVTPTRAALDKAVKKKLFARAAKAPVEVPEGLVDTVERLLVKRVTDGIALARKAGLAVAGYEKVKGWLLIEEARLLIQASDGSERGKSKLSSPPGKGTFIGCLTANEIGLAFGREHVIHAALAAGGLTKRVVEDAAKLGALREHIGDTPRKGH; this comes from the coding sequence CTGAGCCGCGGCGGACGCGATACCACCAAGGGTGAAATGCCCGAACGCAAGTGCATTGCAACGGGCGAGGTGCGCCCTATATCTCACCTCGTCCGTTTCGTCGTGGGCCCGTCCGGCGAGATTGTCCCCGACATTTCCGGCAAACTTCCGGGCCGCGGCATCTGGGTCACTCCCACGCGCGCGGCGCTCGACAAGGCGGTGAAGAAAAAGCTCTTTGCCCGCGCCGCAAAGGCGCCCGTCGAAGTGCCCGAGGGCTTGGTCGATACCGTGGAGCGGCTGTTGGTCAAGCGGGTCACCGACGGCATCGCGCTCGCCCGAAAGGCCGGGCTGGCGGTGGCGGGCTACGAAAAGGTCAAGGGCTGGCTGCTGATCGAGGAAGCCCGGCTTCTGATCCAGGCCAGCGACGGCTCCGAGCGGGGCAAGTCGAAGCTCAGCTCGCCGCCCGGAAAGGGCACATTCATAGGCTGCCTGACGGCCAACGAAATCGGTTTGGCTTTCGGCAGGGAACATGTGATACACGCCGCTCTTGCGGCTGGTGGACTCACGAAGCGTGTTGTAGAAGACGCCGCAAAGCTTGGCGCTTTGCGCGAGCACATCGGGGATACGCCCCGGAAAGGACATTGA
- the nusA gene encoding transcription termination factor NusA: MAITSANQLELLQTAEAVAREKMIDPGLVIEAMEESLARAAKSRYGAEMDIRVKIDRKTGRATFTRIRTVKGEPELENYQAEMTPTQAQQTLGVKGKDYVVIGGMSQPEGEDEAPRPIRRFLLRKPTELDRALAEGVDQSAPPAEGDELVDEVPPVEMGRIAAQSAKQVILQKVREAERDRQYEEFKDRAGTIINGQVKREEYGNVIVDIGAGEAVLRRNEKIGRESYRPGDRIRVYIKDVRREQRGPQIFLSRTAPEFMAELFKMEVPEIYDGIIEIKAVARDPGSRAKIAVISYDNSIDPVGACVGMRGSRVQAVVNELQGEKIDIIPWNDDQPTFLVNALQPAEVSKVVLDEEAGKIEVVVPDEQLSLAIGRRGQNVRLASQLTGLDIDILTEEEESARRQAEFEERTKLFMDTLDLDEFFAQLLVSEGFTSLEEVAYVELDELLVIDGVDEGTAGELQARARDYLDEQNRKALERARELGVEDSLVSFEGLTPQMIEALAEDGVKTLEDFATCADWELAGGWTTVDGERVKDDGILEKFDLSLEEAQDMVMSARIALGWVDPAELAETDEDGEPAEEEAGA, from the coding sequence ATGGCCATTACTTCCGCAAACCAGCTCGAGCTGTTGCAAACCGCCGAGGCTGTGGCCCGGGAAAAGATGATCGACCCGGGTCTCGTCATCGAGGCGATGGAAGAGTCCCTCGCCCGTGCCGCCAAGTCGCGCTACGGCGCCGAGATGGATATCCGGGTCAAGATCGACCGCAAGACCGGCCGCGCCACCTTCACCCGCATCCGCACCGTGAAGGGCGAGCCCGAGCTCGAGAACTACCAGGCCGAGATGACCCCGACCCAGGCCCAGCAGACCCTGGGCGTGAAGGGCAAGGATTACGTCGTGATCGGCGGCATGTCGCAACCCGAGGGCGAGGATGAGGCCCCGCGCCCGATCCGCCGCTTCCTGTTGCGCAAGCCCACCGAGCTCGACCGCGCGCTCGCCGAGGGCGTCGACCAGTCCGCCCCGCCCGCCGAGGGCGACGAGCTGGTGGATGAGGTTCCGCCCGTCGAGATGGGCCGGATCGCCGCCCAGTCGGCCAAGCAGGTGATCCTGCAAAAGGTCCGCGAGGCCGAGCGCGACCGCCAGTACGAAGAGTTCAAGGACCGCGCCGGCACCATCATCAACGGCCAGGTCAAGCGCGAAGAGTATGGCAACGTCATCGTCGATATCGGCGCGGGCGAGGCGGTGCTGCGCCGCAACGAGAAGATCGGCCGCGAGAGCTATCGCCCCGGAGACCGCATCCGCGTGTACATCAAGGACGTGCGCCGCGAGCAGCGCGGCCCGCAGATCTTCCTCAGCCGCACCGCGCCCGAGTTCATGGCCGAGCTCTTCAAGATGGAAGTCCCCGAGATCTACGACGGCATCATCGAGATCAAGGCCGTCGCCCGTGATCCCGGCTCCCGCGCCAAGATCGCCGTCATCTCTTACGACAACTCGATCGACCCGGTCGGCGCCTGCGTCGGTATGCGCGGTTCGCGCGTGCAGGCCGTGGTCAACGAGCTTCAGGGCGAGAAGATCGACATCATTCCGTGGAACGACGATCAGCCCACCTTCCTCGTCAACGCCCTGCAGCCCGCCGAGGTCAGCAAGGTGGTGCTCGACGAGGAGGCCGGCAAGATCGAGGTGGTGGTGCCCGACGAGCAGCTGTCGCTCGCCATCGGCCGCCGCGGCCAGAACGTCCGGCTCGCGTCGCAGCTCACCGGGCTCGACATCGACATCCTGACCGAGGAAGAAGAGAGCGCCCGTCGCCAGGCCGAGTTCGAGGAGCGTACCAAGCTCTTCATGGACACGCTGGACCTCGACGAGTTCTTCGCCCAGCTGCTTGTCTCCGAGGGTTTCACCTCGCTGGAAGAAGTCGCCTACGTCGAGCTTGATGAGCTTCTGGTGATCGACGGCGTCGATGAAGGCACGGCTGGCGAGTTGCAGGCCCGTGCCCGCGACTACCTCGACGAGCAGAACCGCAAGGCCCTCGAGCGCGCCCGCGAACTCGGCGTCGAAGACAGCCTGGTGAGCTTCGAAGGCCTGACGCCCCAGATGATCGAGGCCCTGGCCGAAGATGGCGTGAAGACCCTCGAGGACTTCGCCACCTGCGCCGACTGGGAGCTGGCCGGCGGCTGGACCACCGTGGATGGCGAGCGCGTCAAGGACGACGGCATCCTCGAAAAGTTCGATCTCTCGCTCGAAGAGGCCCAGGACATGGTCATGTCCGCCCGCATCGCGCTGGGCTGGGTCGATCCGGCCGAGCTGGCCGAGACGGACGAAGACGGCGAGCCCGCCGAAGAGGAGGCCGGAGCCTGA
- the rimP gene encoding ribosome maturation factor RimP: MTDLIAKTGMDQRMAEIVQPVLEGMGFELVRLRLMGGRTPNLQIMAEKPEGGIEVDDCARISTAVSAVLDVEDPIEEEYTLEVSSPGIDRPLTRLKDFDRWEGYEARIETTELIDGRRRFKGVLAGTEGSEVLIELEEKGGPVTIGLQFDWLSDAKLVLTDELIRDVLRHRKDAGQVDETQFDEVQTLMDGQEDN, encoded by the coding sequence ATGACCGACCTCATCGCCAAGACCGGAATGGATCAGCGCATGGCCGAGATCGTGCAGCCCGTGCTCGAAGGCATGGGCTTCGAGCTGGTGCGCCTGCGGCTGATGGGCGGCCGCACGCCGAACCTCCAGATCATGGCCGAAAAGCCCGAGGGTGGCATCGAGGTGGATGACTGCGCCAGGATCTCCACCGCCGTCTCCGCCGTGCTCGATGTCGAGGACCCGATCGAGGAAGAATACACGCTGGAAGTCTCCAGCCCCGGCATCGACCGTCCCTTGACCCGGCTCAAGGACTTTGACCGCTGGGAGGGCTACGAGGCCCGCATCGAGACCACCGAGCTGATCGACGGCCGCCGCCGCTTCAAGGGCGTGCTCGCCGGCACCGAGGGCAGCGAAGTGCTCATCGAGCTCGAGGAAAAGGGCGGGCCCGTCACCATCGGCCTGCAGTTCGACTGGCTCTCCGACGCCAAGCTCGTGCTCACCGACGAACTCATCCGCGACGTGCTGCGCCACCGCAAGGACGCAGGCCAGGTCGACGAAACCCAATTTGACGAGGTGCAAACCCTCATGGACGGTCAGGAGGACAACTGA
- the pip gene encoding prolyl aminopeptidase, whose product MDRNAGHNSAYRHLYPAISPFDQRMIDMPGGHSIYVEQCGNPNGIPVVVLHGGPGGGCSPAMRRYFDPDVYRIVLFDQRGCGRSRPFASVENNTTQDLVADIERIREILAIDRWVVFGGSWGATLSLLYAQAHPTRAAYLVLRGVFLMTARELQWFYGGGAARFFPDVWKRFTELIPESEHDDLIAAYHKRLFCGDLMEETRLAQRWAGWENALASMDSHGNMGEGSGSYARAFARIENHYFTHAGFLREDGQILADMPEIAHIPGTVVQGRYDMICPPEAAQALVDRWPRGTLRMIPSAGHALSEPGISAELVRTTRGIAKAPELYGF is encoded by the coding sequence ATGGACAGGAACGCGGGTCATAACAGCGCATACCGCCACCTCTACCCGGCGATCAGCCCGTTCGACCAGCGGATGATCGACATGCCGGGCGGCCACTCGATCTATGTCGAGCAGTGCGGAAACCCGAACGGCATACCGGTGGTGGTGCTGCACGGCGGCCCCGGCGGCGGTTGCTCGCCGGCGATGCGCCGCTACTTCGATCCCGATGTCTACCGCATCGTGCTGTTCGACCAGCGCGGCTGCGGCCGGTCCCGGCCCTTCGCCTCGGTCGAGAACAACACCACCCAGGATCTGGTCGCCGACATCGAGCGCATCCGCGAGATCCTCGCCATCGACCGCTGGGTCGTGTTCGGCGGCAGCTGGGGCGCCACCCTCTCGCTGCTCTACGCCCAGGCCCACCCCACCCGGGCCGCCTACCTCGTGCTGCGCGGGGTGTTCCTGATGACCGCCCGCGAGCTGCAGTGGTTCTACGGCGGCGGCGCAGCGCGGTTCTTCCCCGATGTCTGGAAACGCTTCACCGAGCTGATCCCGGAGTCCGAGCATGACGATCTGATCGCCGCCTACCACAAGCGCCTCTTCTGCGGCGACCTGATGGAAGAGACCCGCCTGGCCCAGCGCTGGGCCGGCTGGGAGAACGCGCTCGCCTCGATGGACAGCCACGGCAACATGGGCGAGGGCAGCGGCAGCTACGCCCGCGCCTTCGCCCGGATCGAGAACCATTATTTCACCCACGCGGGATTCTTGCGCGAAGATGGCCAGATCCTCGCCGACATGCCCGAGATCGCCCATATCCCCGGCACCGTCGTCCAGGGCCGGTACGATATGATCTGCCCTCCCGAGGCCGCGCAGGCTCTCGTCGACCGCTGGCCCCGCGGCACCCTGAGGATGATCCCGAGTGCCGGCCACGCCCTCTCGGAGCCCGGCATTTCCGCCGAACTGGTGCGCACCACCCGCGGCATTGCCAAGGCACCGGAGCTCTACGGGTTCTGA
- the ubiG gene encoding bifunctional 2-polyprenyl-6-hydroxyphenol methylase/3-demethylubiquinol 3-O-methyltransferase UbiG — translation MAVDTADPAELAKFEAMAAEWWDPEGKFKPLHMLNPCRLDYICDQIAAEFERDRAGTEPFSGLRILDIGCGGGLLSEPMARMGAEVVGADAAAGNIPVARVHAEQSGLEIDYRHTTAEALAEAGEQFDVVLNMEVVEHVASPPDYIEACQRLLKPGGLMICSTINRNPKSFAMAIVGAEWVMRWLPKGTHDWRKFITPDELYGLLRGAGLDPVDRKGFVFNPLGWSWSLSDRDLSVNYVTASVKPAG, via the coding sequence ATGGCAGTCGATACGGCGGACCCGGCGGAGCTGGCCAAGTTCGAGGCGATGGCGGCGGAGTGGTGGGACCCGGAGGGCAAGTTCAAGCCGCTGCACATGCTCAACCCCTGCCGGCTCGACTACATCTGCGACCAGATCGCCGCCGAGTTCGAGCGGGATCGGGCCGGAACAGAGCCTTTTTCGGGGCTGCGTATCCTGGACATCGGCTGTGGCGGCGGGCTGCTCTCCGAGCCGATGGCACGGATGGGGGCCGAGGTGGTGGGCGCGGATGCCGCCGCCGGCAACATCCCGGTGGCGCGGGTTCACGCGGAGCAATCGGGGCTGGAGATCGACTATCGACACACCACCGCCGAGGCACTCGCGGAGGCCGGCGAGCAGTTTGACGTGGTGCTGAACATGGAGGTGGTGGAGCATGTCGCCTCGCCGCCCGATTACATCGAGGCCTGTCAGCGGCTGCTGAAGCCGGGGGGGCTGATGATCTGCTCCACCATCAACCGCAATCCCAAGAGCTTTGCCATGGCGATCGTGGGCGCGGAGTGGGTCATGCGGTGGCTGCCCAAGGGCACCCACGACTGGCGGAAGTTCATCACGCCGGACGAGCTTTACGGGTTGCTGCGCGGAGCCGGGCTGGACCCGGTGGACCGCAAGGGCTTTGTCTTCAATCCGCTCGGCTGGAGCTGGAGCCTGAGCGACCGCGACCTCAGCGTCAACTACGTGACGGCGAGCGTGAAGCCTGCAGGGTGA
- a CDS encoding MarR family winged helix-turn-helix transcriptional regulator, which produces MTVETSDTLAVALFSELLTAEQLARNRMSKALPKGMEISHFSVLNHLAHINEERSPAQLAQAFHLTRGAMTNTLNKLEWAGYVHIRPDWDDARRKMVSISPSGRAARDAAIASVSPVIAAIVAEIGSERVRAMLPVMRELRQKLGSSEEP; this is translated from the coding sequence ATGACCGTTGAAACCTCAGATACCCTGGCCGTTGCGCTGTTTTCCGAGCTTCTCACCGCCGAGCAGCTCGCGCGCAACCGTATGTCGAAGGCGCTGCCCAAGGGCATGGAGATCAGTCATTTTTCGGTGCTGAACCATCTCGCCCACATCAATGAAGAGCGCAGCCCGGCCCAGCTGGCCCAGGCGTTTCACCTGACCCGCGGCGCCATGACCAACACGCTGAACAAGCTGGAATGGGCCGGCTACGTGCACATCCGCCCCGATTGGGACGACGCCCGGCGCAAGATGGTTTCCATCAGCCCCTCCGGCCGCGCCGCCCGCGATGCCGCCATCGCCTCCGTGAGCCCGGTCATCGCCGCCATTGTCGCCGAAATCGGATCGGAGCGCGTGCGCGCCATGCTCCCGGTCATGCGCGAGTTGCGTCAGAAGCTCGGCTCCAGCGAAGAGCCCTGA
- a CDS encoding carbon-nitrogen hydrolase family protein: protein MRAALLQLTSSDDPLANLPVTLGMVDQAVAEGAELICTPEVTNCVSASRSRQLAVLQPEEHDPTLAGFREAAARHGRHLLLGSIGIKTDDPDGRFANRCYMIGPSGEIIARYDKIHMFDVQVSETETYRESAGYRPGNLSVLAETPLARIGMTICYDVRFPQLHRALAKAGAQIITVPAAFSPGTGPAHWQPLLQARAIETGCFVLAPAQCGTHATTEGRTRSSHGHSLVISPWGEILADGGTSPGVITVDLSLSDVDDARHKIPALTHDRPFEGP from the coding sequence ATGCGCGCCGCCCTGCTCCAGCTCACCAGCTCCGACGACCCGCTCGCCAACCTGCCGGTGACTCTGGGGATGGTCGATCAGGCCGTGGCCGAAGGCGCCGAGCTGATCTGCACGCCCGAGGTCACCAACTGCGTCTCCGCCAGCCGATCCCGTCAGCTTGCGGTGCTGCAGCCCGAGGAGCACGACCCCACCCTCGCCGGTTTCCGCGAGGCCGCCGCCCGGCATGGCCGTCACCTTCTCCTCGGGTCCATCGGCATCAAGACCGACGACCCCGACGGCCGCTTCGCCAACCGGTGCTACATGATCGGCCCGAGCGGCGAGATCATCGCGCGCTACGACAAGATCCACATGTTCGACGTGCAGGTCTCGGAAACCGAAACCTACCGGGAAAGCGCGGGCTACCGGCCCGGAAACCTCTCTGTTCTGGCCGAAACACCGCTTGCCCGGATCGGGATGACCATCTGCTACGATGTCAGGTTTCCGCAGCTGCACAGGGCGCTGGCCAAGGCCGGGGCGCAGATCATCACCGTTCCTGCCGCCTTCTCCCCCGGCACCGGCCCGGCGCACTGGCAGCCGCTCCTCCAGGCCCGCGCCATCGAGACCGGCTGCTTCGTGCTCGCGCCCGCCCAATGCGGCACCCATGCCACCACCGAAGGGCGCACCCGCAGCAGCCACGGGCATAGCCTGGTGATCTCGCCCTGGGGCGAGATCCTGGCCGACGGCGGCACCTCCCCCGGTGTGATCACAGTTGACCTGAGCCTCTCGGACGTGGACGATGCGCGCCACAAGATCCCGGCACTCACCCACGACCGCCCCTTCGAAGGCCCCTGA
- the grxC gene encoding glutaredoxin 3 — protein sequence MSARIEIYTTPICGYCARAKRLLASKGAEFTEIDLFEEPGRRSEMMDRAGGRHTVPQIFIGETHVGGSDDLFALESAGKLDAMLA from the coding sequence ATGTCCGCCCGCATCGAGATCTACACCACTCCCATCTGCGGCTATTGCGCCCGGGCCAAGCGCCTGCTCGCCTCCAAGGGCGCCGAATTCACCGAGATAGACCTCTTCGAGGAGCCGGGCCGCCGTTCCGAGATGATGGATCGTGCCGGGGGCCGCCACACCGTCCCGCAAATCTTCATCGGCGAGACCCACGTGGGCGGCAGCGATGATCTCTTCGCCCTCGAAAGCGCAGGCAAGCTCGACGCGATGCTCGCCTGA
- a CDS encoding ComF family protein — protein MQRLLHVIYPNQCLTCGEVTGSDAGLCPDCWRDTAFIAGLTCHLCGAPLPGEDDPETAPDLTCDDCLTIARPWSRGASALLYRGKGRRLVLALKGHDRADLAEAVAPWLARAAARVHEPGMLIAPVPLHWFRLFRRRYNQSALLARALARRLDAPLCPDLLIRARATPRQEGLGAAARFANMAEAIRPHPKRRHRMIGRKVLLVDDVMTSGATLAACAEACLSAGAADVRVVTLARTVKDT, from the coding sequence ATGCAACGGCTTCTGCACGTGATCTACCCCAACCAGTGCCTCACCTGCGGCGAGGTCACCGGCTCCGACGCCGGCCTTTGCCCCGACTGCTGGCGCGACACCGCCTTCATCGCCGGCCTCACCTGTCACCTCTGCGGTGCGCCCCTCCCCGGCGAGGACGACCCGGAGACCGCGCCGGACCTCACCTGCGACGATTGCCTCACCATCGCCCGCCCCTGGTCGCGCGGGGCATCGGCGCTGCTCTATCGCGGCAAGGGCCGCCGCCTCGTGCTCGCCCTCAAGGGTCACGACCGCGCCGACCTGGCCGAGGCCGTCGCACCCTGGCTTGCCCGCGCCGCGGCCCGCGTCCATGAGCCCGGCATGCTCATCGCGCCCGTGCCGCTACACTGGTTCCGCCTGTTCCGTCGGCGCTACAACCAATCCGCCCTGCTCGCCCGCGCCCTCGCCCGGCGGCTCGATGCGCCGCTCTGCCCCGATCTCCTGATCCGCGCCCGCGCCACGCCCCGGCAGGAGGGTCTCGGGGCCGCCGCGCGCTTTGCCAACATGGCCGAGGCCATCCGCCCGCATCCCAAGCGGCGCCATCGCATGATCGGCCGCAAGGTGCTGCTGGTCGATGACGTGATGACCTCCGGCGCCACCCTCGCCGCCTGTGCCGAGGCGTGCCTCTCTGCCGGCGCTGCCGATGTCCGCGTCGTCACACTGGCGCGAACGGTGAAGGACACCTAA